A DNA window from Candidatus Syntrophoarchaeum caldarius contains the following coding sequences:
- a CDS encoding membrane protein containing Glycosyl transferase, family 39 domain protein, whose protein sequence is MVRDAMRFDFLKNKNFLIILFIIFYFVLVIPQITGLFVSDEVDFINAARGVVTSGIPIYEGAGNVMKIGLWHPTLYVNILATSFKLFGVHEWSARIISVIFTLLTLLVVYLIMKYLAFLDFSKVLAISIFLFNPLVVQGSLLVDIDNSVLMFFIALFVYAYLKLDREKPKNLLLLGILFAIALWAKIPTPPVLILSILIFHTLNREYKKGLQETIVIGLVGGTVFLTTWILYCDFFDLPFLQPFIHNIGYIGVGTNKMHFLLTHLWGFKNILFWATPFFILPILIISINRAKIYLKNRKLEAIDFLVIVGLLIFLEYLIVGSYQTADFPRYFSPMMPMFSVVFAGYFGMVKELTRKDLHVVSFVSLIIIAYLILVLKDPLLIDRVIFNTGAIYKIVEETAVVTVLYLLPFIISYTIFRALKVKTAFMLSIIVPLLMCGVYIDAIQVKADYATAYFYGESGMKDTIDYLSPRIDDNDAVIAKKDVAYYLAVKELYELPKSAEELEKLIENRDIEYIILKKEGYFTSLRYKDVTELIDTKYELDKEFGDYKVYKIG, encoded by the coding sequence GTGGTACGTGATGCAATGAGATTTGATTTTCTAAAGAACAAAAACTTCTTGATTATTTTATTTATTATTTTTTATTTTGTGTTGGTTATTCCACAGATCACGGGGCTATTTGTAAGTGATGAGGTTGATTTCATCAATGCAGCACGTGGAGTTGTGACCAGTGGCATACCAATCTACGAAGGAGCAGGTAACGTCATGAAAATAGGACTGTGGCATCCCACGCTTTACGTGAATATATTGGCGACGTCTTTTAAGCTCTTTGGCGTTCATGAATGGAGTGCAAGAATAATTTCGGTTATTTTTACTTTGCTTACCCTTTTGGTGGTTTATCTAATCATGAAGTACCTTGCTTTTTTGGATTTCTCAAAAGTGTTAGCAATTTCGATTTTCTTGTTCAATCCCCTAGTCGTTCAAGGCTCACTTCTCGTAGATATAGACAATAGTGTCCTGATGTTTTTCATCGCACTCTTCGTTTATGCATACCTAAAACTGGATAGAGAGAAGCCAAAAAATTTGCTGTTGCTCGGTATTTTGTTTGCAATAGCTCTCTGGGCGAAAATCCCAACTCCGCCTGTGCTTATTTTAAGTATCCTTATTTTTCACACATTAAACCGGGAGTATAAAAAAGGATTGCAGGAAACCATCGTGATTGGACTTGTCGGAGGCACAGTATTCCTCACTACATGGATTTTATATTGCGACTTTTTTGATTTGCCATTTTTGCAGCCCTTTATACATAATATTGGGTATATAGGTGTTGGCACAAATAAAATGCATTTCTTACTGACACATCTGTGGGGATTTAAGAATATATTATTTTGGGCGACTCCATTCTTTATTCTTCCGATATTAATTATTTCTATAAATAGGGCGAAAATTTATCTTAAAAATAGAAAATTAGAAGCAATAGATTTTCTTGTTATTGTGGGTCTATTAATTTTCCTTGAGTATCTCATCGTCGGCTCTTATCAGACGGCGGACTTTCCAAGGTATTTTTCGCCAATGATGCCCATGTTCTCCGTGGTTTTTGCTGGCTATTTTGGGATGGTTAAAGAGTTAACAAGAAAGGACTTGCATGTAGTCTCTTTCGTCTCATTGATTATAATTGCCTATTTAATTTTAGTGTTAAAAGACCCTTTATTGATTGACAGAGTTATTTTTAACACAGGTGCTATATACAAAATAGTGGAAGAAACGGCTGTGGTGACTGTGCTGTATCTCCTTCCATTTATCATTTCGTATACGATTTTTAGAGCATTAAAAGTAAAAACTGCTTTTATGCTTTCGATTATAGTGCCTCTACTTATGTGCGGCGTTTATATAGATGCTATACAGGTTAAAGCGGATTATGCCACCGCCTATTTCTACGGAGAAAGCGGTATGAAAGATACGATTGATTATTTAAGTCCTCGTATTGATGATAATGATGCTGTGATAGCAAAGAAAGATGTAGCATATTATTTGGCAGTAAAAGAGCTCTACGAACTGCCAAAGAGTGCGGAAGAACTTGAAAAACTGATCGAGAACAGAGACATCGAATACATTATACTAAAGAAAGAAGGTTATTTTACATCATTGAGATATAAGGATGTGACTGAGCTGATAGACACAAAATATGAACTTGATAAGGAGTTTGGAGACTATAAAGTGTACAAGATAGGATAG
- a CDS encoding membrane protein containing DUF6, transmembrane gives MKVGISDLGKKFSLSSTLLTSLITNTYVVFGAVLYGISFILWLYVLSKVKVSYAYPFISLSYALVAVLGFFLLDEKISFDAWMGICLVVVGVVLIGMNIGGT, from the coding sequence TTGAAGGTTGGTATCAGTGATCTGGGCAAAAAATTCTCTTTAAGCTCAACCCTTCTCACATCGCTTATCACGAATACGTATGTCGTTTTTGGTGCTGTCCTCTATGGAATAAGTTTTATTCTGTGGTTGTATGTACTATCAAAGGTTAAGGTGAGCTATGCATATCCTTTCATAAGTTTGAGCTATGCACTGGTGGCAGTTCTGGGCTTCTTTTTGCTCGATGAGAAGATATCATTCGATGCATGGATGGGTATTTGCTTGGTGGTTGTAGGTGTGGTATTGATCGGCATGAACATTGGTGGTACGTGA
- a CDS encoding protein belonging to Lysylphosphatidylglycerol synthetase/UPF0104 — MKISLVIPLQNEEENLPELINRLVPTLRSSVKTEDYELLLVNDNSTDGTATLIDRYAAEDPKIRAVHRRIAPGFGNAIKEGFRDATGDIIIPFMGDLSDDPEDIVKLVQKIEEGYDLVYGSRFIKDGSASDYSLLKLIANRAFNNLVRLLYGMQERDVTNAFKAYRKEVLERIGELEAEGFDLTVEIPLKAHIRGFKAGEVPVHWHGRTRGEAKLKLSQNGSLYGKRLLKLFIWGNTIALKDLFQQTIKGSPIHIIIALFIGLLILAGILFLSGLSGVYLSIKNANLYFFLASCLAVFMAFPLRTWRWSILLRTSGHTLPRNIIFNALLFGWFMNYLLPARVGDITRGVALKTTANVPLGVALMTIIIERILDMIMLGLLLTPALLFLAPKRFLSIGGGVSVIIFLLIFSLFLVYRFDYLITKKLKNRFAGVHDSIRELKEGLYAITKNPAAMGLCLILSLPIWIFEITSIYLAAKAVHVNIPFFSAIAAGVTTFILQALPLTPAGIGIHEGSIAGVLALFEIPLKAGTSLALLDHLARAVIVYLFGAIATVHIGFQSRRYFNRFNRQRSEDDGAP; from the coding sequence ATGAAAATATCGCTGGTAATCCCACTTCAGAACGAGGAAGAGAACCTCCCAGAGCTCATAAACAGACTTGTACCTACACTGAGATCCAGTGTAAAGACTGAAGACTACGAGCTTCTTCTGGTTAATGATAACAGCACTGATGGAACTGCAACTCTGATCGATAGATACGCAGCTGAAGATCCAAAGATCCGTGCGGTGCACAGACGTATTGCGCCAGGCTTCGGGAACGCTATAAAAGAGGGCTTCAGAGATGCAACCGGAGATATTATAATCCCCTTCATGGGCGATCTCTCGGATGATCCAGAGGATATCGTAAAGCTTGTGCAAAAGATTGAGGAGGGGTATGATCTGGTGTATGGTTCAAGATTCATCAAGGATGGTTCTGCATCCGACTACTCTCTATTGAAGCTCATCGCGAACCGGGCATTCAACAATCTGGTGCGTCTGCTCTACGGTATGCAGGAGAGGGACGTTACAAATGCGTTCAAGGCTTACAGAAAAGAGGTGCTCGAAAGAATCGGAGAACTTGAGGCAGAAGGCTTCGATTTAACCGTGGAAATTCCATTAAAGGCTCATATTCGCGGTTTTAAGGCTGGAGAGGTTCCAGTGCACTGGCATGGCAGGACGAGGGGTGAAGCCAAGTTAAAATTATCGCAGAATGGATCCTTGTATGGCAAGCGTCTCCTCAAGCTCTTTATATGGGGTAACACCATCGCCCTGAAAGACCTCTTCCAGCAGACGATCAAGGGATCTCCCATCCATATAATTATAGCTCTTTTTATCGGTCTACTGATACTTGCAGGCATCCTCTTTTTAAGTGGATTGTCCGGGGTGTATTTGAGCATAAAGAACGCAAATCTGTACTTCTTTCTCGCCTCTTGCCTCGCAGTCTTCATGGCATTTCCACTGCGAACATGGCGCTGGAGCATACTGCTCCGAACCTCTGGTCACACGCTGCCGAGAAATATAATCTTCAATGCACTGCTCTTCGGGTGGTTTATGAACTATCTGCTCCCTGCAAGAGTGGGAGATATCACACGGGGCGTGGCACTCAAAACCACCGCCAACGTGCCACTCGGAGTTGCCCTGATGACAATCATAATCGAACGAATCCTCGATATGATCATGCTTGGCTTGCTCCTCACCCCTGCTCTGCTTTTCCTTGCACCGAAGAGGTTTCTATCTATTGGAGGCGGGGTTAGCGTGATAATCTTCCTGCTGATCTTCTCTCTCTTCCTCGTCTATAGATTCGATTATCTGATAACAAAAAAGCTCAAAAATAGATTTGCAGGCGTACACGACTCCATCAGAGAACTGAAAGAAGGTTTGTATGCAATCACTAAAAACCCGGCTGCAATGGGACTGTGCCTTATTCTATCACTCCCGATATGGATCTTTGAGATCACAAGCATCTACCTCGCTGCAAAGGCGGTACACGTCAACATCCCATTCTTCTCCGCAATTGCAGCAGGAGTTACAACATTCATCCTGCAGGCACTCCCACTCACCCCTGCGGGAATTGGAATACACGAAGGATCAATAGCAGGCGTGCTCGCACTATTCGAGATTCCCCTCAAGGCTGGAACCTC
- a CDS encoding Nucleoside-diphosphate-sugar epimerase: MKILVTGGAGFVGSHLCEHFAGEGFEVIALDNLKRGEVLGKKINSRYNVDFLKSLEGVEFVEGDITRFSTLKEASKNADVIIHTAAQVAVTASLEDPRRDFEINALGTFNVLEAARLNDCAVLYCSTNKVYGDNVNHIPIRELDARYEFADDTFKDGIPETFQIDHCEHTPYGSSKLAGDIYVQDYAHLYGLKTGVFRMSCIYGTRQFGVEDQGWVAWFTIAALTGKPITIYGDGKQVRDVLYVTDLVAAFDAFLKSGLAGEVFNIGGGPENTLSLLELIEILERLAGKEITPRYDDWRPSDQKVYVSHIGKARKLLGWRPRVSPEEGVEEVVSWVMKNRDIL; encoded by the coding sequence ATGAAGATCCTTGTAACAGGCGGTGCTGGCTTTGTTGGTTCGCATCTCTGCGAGCACTTTGCAGGAGAGGGCTTCGAAGTGATTGCACTTGACAATCTCAAGCGCGGCGAAGTTCTCGGGAAGAAGATCAACTCAAGGTACAATGTAGACTTTTTAAAAAGCCTTGAGGGTGTTGAATTTGTGGAAGGAGATATAACCAGGTTTTCAACCCTGAAGGAAGCATCGAAGAATGCTGATGTGATCATCCATACAGCGGCGCAGGTGGCTGTGACAGCATCACTTGAAGACCCGCGAAGGGACTTCGAGATAAATGCCCTTGGCACGTTCAACGTACTTGAGGCTGCAAGGCTAAACGATTGTGCAGTTCTCTACTGCTCAACAAACAAGGTCTACGGGGATAATGTGAACCATATTCCGATAAGGGAGCTTGATGCGAGGTACGAGTTCGCAGATGATACGTTCAAAGACGGGATACCTGAGACGTTCCAGATAGACCATTGCGAGCACACCCCCTACGGGTCCTCGAAGCTTGCAGGCGATATCTACGTGCAGGACTATGCCCATCTCTACGGTCTAAAGACAGGCGTATTCAGGATGAGCTGCATCTATGGCACCCGCCAGTTCGGGGTTGAGGATCAGGGCTGGGTCGCATGGTTCACGATCGCAGCACTCACCGGAAAGCCGATCACGATCTATGGTGATGGAAAACAGGTCAGAGACGTACTCTATGTAACAGACCTTGTGGCTGCATTTGATGCATTCTTGAAGAGCGGACTTGCAGGAGAGGTCTTCAATATCGGCGGGGGTCCTGAAAATACCCTCTCTCTCCTTGAGTTGATAGAGATCCTTGAAAGGCTCGCTGGTAAAGAGATAACACCCAGGTACGATGACTGGAGACCCTCAGATCAGAAGGTGTACGTCTCTCACATAGGCAAGGCGAGAAAGCTTCTTGGATGGCGTCCGAGAGTATCGCCAGAAGAGGGTGTTGAAGAGGTCGTTTCGTGGGTGATGAAAAACAGAGATATTCTTTAA
- a CDS encoding dehydratase, with protein MKILVTGGAGFIGSHLVDALVEEGHEVVVLDSLDPQVHQDEPDYMNSRATYHFGRVGDLTILERVLEGVEVIFHEAAAVGVGQSMYEIARYVEANTFETARMLDQIVNHENQVKRIVVASSMSIYGEGAYECEDCGVVYPELRSDEQMKRRIWEMQCPECGKTTKPLPTDEEKPLKPRSIYAITKRDQEEMCLSVGQAYGIPTTALRYFNVYGPRQSLSNPYTGVCAIFSSRIKNNNPPLIFEDGLQTRDFISVHDIIKANILAMKKRSGDYETFNVGTGNAISILEVAEKLTELYSSDVKPEIVNKFRAGDIRHCFADTRKIEQKLGFKPEHSFEEGMRELVAWGEKVEAEDEFEQAYEELKVKGLVEE; from the coding sequence ATGAAGATACTTGTAACAGGTGGTGCAGGATTTATCGGATCGCACCTCGTGGATGCACTGGTCGAAGAGGGGCATGAAGTCGTTGTACTCGACTCTCTTGACCCGCAGGTACACCAGGATGAGCCAGATTACATGAATAGCAGGGCAACCTACCACTTTGGGAGAGTCGGAGACCTGACGATTCTCGAAAGAGTGCTCGAGGGCGTTGAGGTAATATTCCACGAGGCTGCTGCAGTCGGCGTTGGACAGAGCATGTACGAGATTGCGCGCTACGTGGAGGCAAACACCTTCGAGACCGCGAGGATGCTTGACCAGATCGTGAACCATGAGAACCAGGTTAAAAGAATCGTGGTCGCATCATCGATGAGCATCTATGGAGAAGGCGCTTATGAGTGTGAGGACTGCGGCGTCGTCTATCCCGAGTTGAGATCAGATGAACAGATGAAGAGACGGATCTGGGAGATGCAGTGCCCAGAGTGTGGTAAGACCACAAAACCGCTTCCAACAGACGAAGAGAAGCCACTCAAGCCGAGATCGATCTATGCAATCACAAAAAGAGATCAAGAGGAGATGTGCCTCTCAGTTGGGCAAGCATACGGGATTCCAACCACTGCACTTCGCTACTTCAATGTCTATGGACCAAGACAATCCCTGAGCAATCCCTACACAGGCGTCTGTGCAATATTCTCATCCCGAATAAAAAACAACAATCCTCCCCTAATCTTTGAAGATGGACTCCAGACAAGGGATTTCATAAGTGTGCACGATATCATCAAGGCAAACATACTTGCGATGAAAAAGAGAAGTGGAGACTATGAGACCTTCAACGTGGGAACCGGGAATGCAATCTCGATCCTTGAAGTGGCAGAGAAACTCACAGAGCTTTATAGCAGTGACGTCAAGCCTGAAATTGTAAATAAGTTCAGAGCAGGAGATATAAGGCACTGTTTCGCCGACACAAGAAAGATAGAACAGAAACTCGGGTTCAAACCAGAGCATTCGTTTGAAGAAGGAATGAGAGAACTTGTTGCATGGGGAGAAAAGGTAGAAGCAGAGGACGAGTTTGAACAGGCTTATGAAGAACTCAAGGTGAAGGGGCTGGTTGAAGAATGA
- a CDS encoding glycosyltransferase, group 2 family protein: MYKDKKVSVVMPAYNEEENIHTAVKEFGSIQEVDEVIVINNNSTDATGELAAKVGAIVVNEPRQGYGYACQRALGEASGDLIILVEPDGTFSAHDVEKFLAYSNDFDFVIGTRTSKEMIYEGANMGKFLKWGNWALAKLIEVLFNGPSLTDVGCTYRLIKKSALGKIKDKFSVGGSHFSPEMMILAIKSGISMIEIPVSYRTRKGSSKITGKKLPAFKLGLVMIKTILRYKIAGR; encoded by the coding sequence ATGTATAAAGATAAAAAAGTCTCAGTTGTAATGCCAGCATATAACGAGGAAGAAAATATACACACAGCTGTGAAAGAGTTTGGATCTATACAGGAAGTTGATGAAGTGATAGTTATCAATAATAATTCAACCGATGCGACTGGGGAGCTAGCGGCAAAAGTCGGTGCTATTGTTGTTAATGAGCCAAGACAGGGTTATGGGTATGCCTGTCAGCGAGCACTTGGAGAGGCGAGTGGTGACCTGATAATATTGGTTGAACCTGATGGAACTTTTAGTGCACACGATGTCGAGAAATTCTTGGCATATAGTAATGACTTTGATTTTGTGATAGGAACAAGAACATCTAAGGAGATGATATATGAAGGCGCAAATATGGGTAAATTTTTAAAATGGGGTAATTGGGCACTTGCCAAACTGATTGAGGTTCTTTTCAATGGTCCTTCATTGACAGATGTTGGCTGCACCTATCGGTTAATAAAAAAAAGCGCTTTAGGAAAGATAAAAGATAAATTTTCGGTGGGAGGGTCGCATTTTTCACCAGAAATGATGATATTAGCCATCAAATCAGGTATCTCCATGATTGAAATCCCAGTAAGCTACAGAACAAGAAAAGGGTCGTCTAAAATTACGGGGAAAAAGTTGCCAGCGTTCAAATTAGGCTTGGTGATGATAAAAACAATCCTGAGATATAAAATTGCGGGACGATGA
- a CDS encoding NAD-dependent dehydratase, whose translation MMVIVAGGAGFIGSHLCEYLLERGYEVICLDNFITGREKNIRGLLDDENFKFIEMDITEPLPEIDADWIFNLASPASPPDYMAHPITTMRTGSFGTYNLLELARKRDASILFASTSEVYGDPQVHPQREDYWGNVNPVGPRSVYDEAKRFSEALTMAYKRYYGLDTRIARIFNTYGPRMRENDGRAIPNFIAQALRGEPLTVYGDGSQTRSFCHISDMIRGLYLLMESRYSEPVNIGNPNELSILELAKLIIDLTGSDSRIEFEPLPVDDPKVRMPEITRIKEAVGWEPSVGLRDGLKDTIEYFRRVIG comes from the coding sequence ATGATGGTGATCGTTGCAGGGGGCGCAGGGTTCATCGGATCCCACCTCTGTGAGTATCTCTTGGAGAGGGGATATGAGGTTATCTGTCTCGATAATTTTATAACAGGGAGAGAGAAGAATATCAGAGGTTTGCTCGATGATGAAAACTTCAAGTTCATCGAGATGGATATCACAGAACCTCTGCCCGAGATCGATGCTGACTGGATATTCAACCTCGCATCCCCTGCATCTCCCCCGGATTACATGGCTCATCCGATCACAACGATGCGAACAGGATCCTTTGGCACATACAATTTACTTGAGCTTGCAAGAAAGAGAGACGCAAGCATCCTCTTTGCATCAACATCAGAGGTCTATGGCGACCCACAGGTGCATCCGCAGAGAGAGGATTACTGGGGGAATGTGAATCCTGTTGGACCAAGAAGTGTCTATGACGAGGCAAAGAGATTCTCAGAAGCTCTCACAATGGCATACAAGAGATACTATGGTCTTGATACACGGATAGCAAGAATATTCAACACTTATGGTCCGAGGATGCGAGAGAACGATGGAAGAGCAATCCCGAACTTCATCGCGCAGGCACTCAGAGGAGAACCACTGACAGTCTATGGAGATGGCTCCCAGACCCGCAGCTTCTGCCACATCTCTGACATGATCAGGGGACTGTACCTCCTTATGGAATCCAGATACAGTGAACCGGTGAACATCGGAAACCCGAACGAACTGAGCATCCTCGAGCTTGCAAAGCTAATAATAGACCTCACGGGTTCAGACTCTCGGATCGAGTTTGAGCCTCTGCCAGTCGATGACCCGAAGGTGAGGATGCCAGAGATCACAAGGATAAAGGAAGCAGTTGGCTGGGAGCCGAGTGTTGGACTGAGAGATGGATTAAAAGATACGATTGAGTACTTCAGGAGGGTTATAGGATGA
- a CDS encoding UTP--glucose-1-phosphate uridylyltransferase — MIRKAVIPAAGLGTRFLPFAKNAPKEMLPLVDKPAIQYVVEEAVGSGIDDIVIVTGRGKRAIEDHFDKAFELEWTLREKNNIKALEEIERISQLADIYYIRQKEPLGLGHAILCARKHIGDEPFAVLLGDDIVFSKIPCTKQLIEQYEKVHSSIIAVEHVPPERIESYGVVKFRETPYDHLHPIEDLVEKPMRERAPSDLGILGRYILTPGIFECIERTPPGIKNEIQLTDALKILREMEDLYAYEFHGRRYDLGNKLDWLKTNFDVALMREEFRDELIVYIKDRMKELGV, encoded by the coding sequence AACGCTCCGAAGGAGATGCTGCCGCTTGTCGATAAGCCTGCGATCCAGTATGTGGTTGAAGAGGCGGTTGGGTCAGGGATTGATGATATCGTGATTGTCACAGGGAGGGGTAAGCGTGCGATCGAGGATCACTTCGATAAGGCTTTTGAGCTCGAATGGACGCTCCGAGAGAAGAATAATATTAAGGCGCTTGAAGAGATCGAGCGAATCTCACAGCTCGCAGATATATACTACATCCGTCAGAAGGAGCCGCTTGGACTTGGGCATGCGATACTCTGTGCAAGAAAGCACATCGGAGATGAGCCTTTTGCGGTGCTTCTTGGGGACGATATTGTATTCTCAAAGATCCCTTGTACAAAACAGCTCATCGAGCAGTATGAAAAGGTTCATAGCTCCATAATCGCAGTGGAACATGTCCCGCCAGAGCGAATCGAGAGCTACGGTGTTGTGAAGTTCAGAGAGACCCCGTATGATCACCTCCACCCGATAGAGGATCTCGTTGAGAAACCAATGAGGGAGAGAGCACCATCTGATCTTGGAATTCTTGGAAGATACATCCTCACACCAGGAATATTTGAGTGCATCGAGAGAACACCCCCAGGCATCAAGAACGAGATTCAACTCACCGATGCACTGAAAATTCTCAGAGAGATGGAGGACCTTTATGCGTATGAGTTCCATGGGAGACGGTACGATCTCGGGAACAAACTTGACTGGCTCAAGACGAACTTCGATGTTGCACTGATGCGGGAGGAGTTCAGGGACGAACTCATCGTATATATTAAGGATCGGATGAAGGAGCTTGGAGTATGA